Within Deinococcus seoulensis, the genomic segment CCTGGACGACATGATCCTGCTGCTCGAACGGCTCTACGAGTACGCGCAGGTGGCCTGCTCGCCCCGGTCCCTGCCGGCGTTCTCGCAGCGTCTCGGGGCGATCCTCGACCGGGCGGAGCCGGACGTGGACCTGGACTACTGGCTGAGCACGCGGGAGGGCCGGTGATCCTCCCGGCGGTCGGGGCGTTCGTCACGGGTGTCCGGGACGGTCAGACCGGCACGGTGACCGGGCACGAGGCGGGGCGGCTGGTCGTGACGTGGCCGTCCGGGCAGGTGACGCGCGTGGCCCGCGCGGCCGTCCGCTGCGGCCTGAGTGCCGGGCAGGTCGTGCAGGACCAGCCGCGCAGCCTGCGTCCGTCTCTCGGGGAGGGCCGCGTGCTGGACGTGCGGACCCTCGGCGGGCGGGAGCAGGCGCTGGTGGAGTTCTGGACGGCCGGGGAGCGGCAGTGGCTGCCATGGGAGCAGCTCGTGCCGGTCTGGAGTGCCCAGTCGCTGTTCGAGCAGGGCGTGGCGCCCCTGGCGGGTTTCGCGGAGCGCTTCCGGTTGCGGCACCTGGCGCTGGCGTTGCAGCACTGGCACCGCACGACGGGCGCGCTGGCGCAGGTGGACATCGACCCGCTGCCGCACCAGTTGCACCTCGTGCAGCGCATCCTGCAGAGCGGGAACCTCAACTGGCTCATCGCGGACGACGTCGGCCTGGGCAAGACGATCGAGGTGGGCCTGCTGCTCGCGGCGCTGCGGGCGCGGGGTCTGCGCCGCTTCCTGCTGGTCGTCCCGGCGGGCCTGACCCGGCAGTGGCAGGCGGAACTCCGCACCCGCTTCGGGATGACGCAGGCGGTGATCTACGGGCAGGATTTCGAGATCAGCGACCCCGCGCAGTGGCCGCTGTTCGAGGTCGTGATCGCCTCCATGGACCGCCTGAAGCACGAGCGGCACCTGAACCTCGTGCGGCAGTCGGGCCGCTGGGACGTGGTGGTGTTCGACGAGGCGCACCGCCTGTCGCGCAGCCTGTACGGCCTGACGTACCAGACGTCCGAACGGTACGCGCTGGCCGCGACGCTCCGCGCCCTGACCGAGAACGTCGTGCTGCTCAGCGGCACGCCCCACCAGGGCAACATCGACCGCTTCGAGGCGCTGCTCGAACTGCTGCGGCCCGGCCCGGTCTGGCGGGAACGGATCGCGCGCCTGCGTCTCGAACCGCAGCTGCTCGCGGGGCTGGTCATCCGCAACCGCAAGGCGGACGTGACCGACGCGCAGGGGAACTTCATCTTCAAAGGGAAGGTCACCCGCGCGGTCGCCGCGCCGCAGAACGAGCCGGAGGAGGTGTTCGACCGGGCGCTGCGCCGCTACCTGAGGCACGGCTACGACGCGAGCCGGGAGAACCAGAAGGCCATCGCGATCGGGTTCGTGATGACGATCTACCGCAAGCTCGCCGCGTCCAGTGTGGCGGCCATCCAGGGCGCGTTGGAACGCCGCCTGCTGCGCCTGCAACGCCAGGAACTGGCCGCCGTCAAGCCCGGACCCGCCCAGCCGGACGACCCGGACGGCGGCCCGTTCGTGGAGGCTGAAGAGCAGGTCAGCGGCACCCGCAGCGAGTTCTTCTCCGGCGAGACCGAGATGCTGCGCGGCCTGATCGGGCTCGCGCGGGGGCTTCGGGCGCACGACACGAAACTTCAGGCGTTCACGCAGACCCTGATC encodes:
- a CDS encoding DEAD/DEAH box helicase, producing the protein MILPAVGAFVTGVRDGQTGTVTGHEAGRLVVTWPSGQVTRVARAAVRCGLSAGQVVQDQPRSLRPSLGEGRVLDVRTLGGREQALVEFWTAGERQWLPWEQLVPVWSAQSLFEQGVAPLAGFAERFRLRHLALALQHWHRTTGALAQVDIDPLPHQLHLVQRILQSGNLNWLIADDVGLGKTIEVGLLLAALRARGLRRFLLVVPAGLTRQWQAELRTRFGMTQAVIYGQDFEISDPAQWPLFEVVIASMDRLKHERHLNLVRQSGRWDVVVFDEAHRLSRSLYGLTYQTSERYALAATLRALTENVVLLSGTPHQGNIDRFEALLELLRPGPVWRERIARLRLEPQLLAGLVIRNRKADVTDAQGNFIFKGKVTRAVAAPQNEPEEVFDRALRRYLRHGYDASRENQKAIAIGFVMTIYRKLAASSVAAIQGALERRLLRLQRQELAAVKPGPAQPDDPDGGPFVEAEEQVSGTRSEFFSGETEMLRGLIGLARGLRAHDTKLQAFTQTLIGGILAGNPDERVLIFTEYRSTQEYLVQTLERLAPGRVDVIHGGQTLEERGAAIAHFEESGQFLVSTEAGGEGFNLQRRCHVLVNYDLPWNPMRLVQRVGRLYRYGQERPVVVFNLSVSGSLDDEILRQMYARLDAVAADLASVADEYREGLQEDIVGEVASFLDVGTILAEAATHTPSRTQARIEEALERARQAARQQDDLLRHSSGFDPDALRGELPVGEAHLMAFVDGMFGQLGVTVTQRLHAGQVWEIKLTEDLQRQLNLKQNQRVAFNRHAASRHKATLLDSRSPLLGALFETAGTYAFSGHVAQTPLGAGGTACAVLRWQDDRGRPLSERFVVLQRQQDGVTVNPPAFSQALLQPAADTPGMPMLTPEAWPDFEHALHDLLAAGASDDLHPAGYLVTGVAWNAD